In [Phormidium] sp. ETS-05, the genomic window TCCGGTAGCGATCGCCGTTGTTGATGCGGACAGTGCCCCTACCGGCGATCGCGCTTAGACGATTGGCCATTTCGTTAGGTGGTTGGGGCTACAAGCGCCTTAGCGGCAGCCACGAGTCACAGGCGATCGTGTCTTAGTGGCTGCTTGCCAAGCTCAGCCATAGTAAGCCTCCACATCTATTATGACACGGCCCAGTAGTTTTGGGAAATAGCTGGCCATTTTCCCATTTTTTTCCCACCAAGCTATTTCTCACTAAATATAATCTCACCTTTGTCTATAATCCCCCGGTGATGGCAAAACATCCCATAAGCATCATTATATGGGACATATTTAAACCTAGATTATATACAGCAGTTTGCCCGTCTATCGCCGAAGACAGCCCTCACCCCAAACCCCTCTCCCAGATGGGGAGAGGGGCTTGCCTGTTCAGAAATAATCCTCGCTTCTCAAAGTCCCTCTCCCTTTTTGGGAGAGGGATTTAGGGTGAGGGTGGTGTGTTAAGCGATTGGTTGTAATAGTACCAGAGCGTTTGACAAAGTGCTGTAATGATTAGTTGGGTAGTGGCCATTCATAAACTGCCACTACCACCGACAATTTGAGAGACCCTATGTTACGCCAGGGGCATAGGAACCCCTGACATTTTAACTAAGACTCTACTTTAACGCCTTTCCAAAAAGCGATATAACCCGCAACATTTTTTGCCGCATCTTTCGGAGTCGGATAGTACCAGGCGGCATCTTTATTCACCTTGCCATCCACCTCAATATCGTAATAACTAGCCACTCCTTTCCAACCACAAGTAGTGTGAGTAGCACTTTCTTTAAAATACTCAGATTTAATCGCATCAGGGGGAAAGTAATAATTTCCTTCCACCACTTCACATTGATTGCTTTCGGCCAAAACGGCGCCATTCCAAATTGCTTTAGGCATTTGCAGGTCCTTGCTAAAAACAGGTATTCCCATTTATTGTATGACCTGGAGAACTCAACGCACAGGTGTCAGTGATGGAGGAAGGACCGCTGGGAGTCCCTGGTAATCCTGACTGGGGGAGAAAATCATCTCTGGCAACCTTCCCATCGGGCGCCGGGGCACCAAAAACAGCTATCGTGCAGCTTCGTGGCGGATTGAGCGCAGGCGGACTGACACCATTGTTCGCCGGTGATGGGACAAACAAAAGTCTCTGGGGTGACGGGTTTTTTGCCCTTACCGCTGAAAGCCCCCTTGGGGTCGATGTAGAGTTGACGATGGGTGGATGGGGGCTCTAGCTGACAAATGGCTCCCCACTCCCCCAAGGTACTCTGATGCTGCAACACACGCTTAATCATGGCTTCTCCTCACATTGCCGGTGCGGTTTGTCTGCGCTCTTCATCACCAGCGGCTATAATTTAACTTTCAAAGATTCCCCATTCCTGACCGGATCAAATTGCTGGTGGGATTTACCGCCCCTGATAGTAGTGTTCCGCTCCCGGCAATGTGAAAAAATCATCTCGGTGGCGATATAATATGCCCCGGAAACCCTAAAATAAGAACGAACTGTAGGCTAACTTAGGTCAATTCAGCCCATATGGCACCAGCTACAGCAAAAGACCGGCTAGAGCAAGCACTGAAGCATTATTTCGGCTATGACAGCTTCCGCCCCGGTCAGCGGGAGGTAGTCACAGCCGCCCTGCAAAATCGAGACTTGTTGATTGTGATGCCCACCGGTGGGGGCAAGTCTTTGTGCTTTCAACTGCCAGCTCTGGTGAAACCGGGGCTGACGGTGGTGGTTTCGCCTCTCATTGCTTTGATGCAAGACCAGGTGGAGTCCCTGCGCCACAATGGGATTAGTGCTACTTTTCTCAATAGCACTCTAAACGCGGAACAGCAGCGAGCCCGGGAGATGGCTTTGGTGAAAGGGCAAGTTAAGTTGCTGTACTTAGCTCCGGAGCGGTTGCTGGCAGAGCGATTTTTACCGTTTTTGGATTTAATCCGCCACAATGTGGGTATTAGTGCGTTCGCTGTGGATGAGGCTCACTGTGTTTCTGAGTGGGGCCACGATTTTCGCCCGGAATACCGGCAACTGCGTTTGCTGCGCGATCGCTACCCGGATGTGCCGATGATGGCCCTCACCGCCACCGCCACCCACCGGGTCCGCCTCGACATCATCGAGCAGCTCTCCCTGCGGCAACCCCTAATTCACATTGCCAGTTTTAACCGCCCCAATCTCTACTATGAAGTCCGCCCCAAAAATGGCAATTCTTACCGGGAATTATTCGCTCTGATTAAAGCCAGTAATGGCTCCACTATTATTTATTGTCTCAGCCGCCGTCAGGTGGAAAATATTGCGACTAAACTGCAAAAAGATGGCATCGTCGCCCTCCCCTATCACGCGGGGATGAACGATACAGAACGCCGGGAAAATCAAACTCGCTTTATCCGCGATGACGTGCAAGTGATGGTAGCTACCATTGCTTTTGGTATGGGAATCAACAAACCGGATGTGCGCTTAGTCATCCATTACGATTTACCGCGTAATATCGAAAGCTACTATCAAGAATCAGGCCGAGCGGGACGGGATGGCGAACCGGCCACCTGTGTGCTGTTTTTCGGCTATGGCGAGGTGAAAACTATTGAATATCTCATCGACCAAAAGCCCGACCCCCAAGAACAGCGGATTAGTCGCCAGCAATTGCGGCAAATGATTAATTACGGCGAAGGCCATGAGTGTCGTCG contains:
- a CDS encoding DUF427 domain-containing protein — translated: MPKAIWNGAVLAESNQCEVVEGNYYFPPDAIKSEYFKESATHTTCGWKGVASYYDIEVDGKVNKDAAWYYPTPKDAAKNVAGYIAFWKGVKVES
- the recQ gene encoding DNA helicase RecQ gives rise to the protein MAPATAKDRLEQALKHYFGYDSFRPGQREVVTAALQNRDLLIVMPTGGGKSLCFQLPALVKPGLTVVVSPLIALMQDQVESLRHNGISATFLNSTLNAEQQRAREMALVKGQVKLLYLAPERLLAERFLPFLDLIRHNVGISAFAVDEAHCVSEWGHDFRPEYRQLRLLRDRYPDVPMMALTATATHRVRLDIIEQLSLRQPLIHIASFNRPNLYYEVRPKNGNSYRELFALIKASNGSTIIYCLSRRQVENIATKLQKDGIVALPYHAGMNDTERRENQTRFIRDDVQVMVATIAFGMGINKPDVRLVIHYDLPRNIESYYQESGRAGRDGEPATCVLFFGYGEVKTIEYLIDQKPDPQEQRISRQQLRQMINYGEGHECRRTILLGYFGDRFAENCRQCDNCRYPKPLEDWTVEAQKFLSCIARCEERFGMNYIIDVLRGSKSQKITQYQHDQLSTYGIGRDKTADAWKLLARSLIHQGLLEETTDGFPVLKLNAASWEVLRRQRSVFIPVPQKYEEETTPASTRRMEVEMLFDKLRLLRKQIADEQSIAPYMIFADSTLRLMAKQRPQTLAELSQISGVGEYKAARYGDRFAAAIAAFCRGQSPTTASDTKMLTLELHQQGLTVAEIAEKREIRPTTVIRHLSELIEINQPVDLNRLVPPERQAAIWKALQTVGDASLSAIRQHLGESYSFDEIRLVRGLWHQRSQEF